A stretch of DNA from Candidatus Bathyarchaeia archaeon:
TGTTTATAACTGAGATGATAATCGACCTTACCGCGAGATCCTCCGTCTTTGTTATGGTTACATCAGCTCTTCCACCTGCAATAACCCTAGGAACCACAATGTACGCACGCCCTCGACTAGTGGCCACCTGCGGCGCCTCCTCTGACACCTGGAAGGTAGCAGTCTTCACGACGCCTCCCTGGCTAGCCACAACAGTGTAGACGCCTTCAACCGCGTTCTGGGGCAACTTGAAGTGGCGTTGATATGCCCCCCCAGCGCCCGGTTCGGCTGTCACCAGCCAGATAACAGTCCCATTCGGATCAGTTACTTGAATGGCTACGTATGCGTTCCTTGAGGCGACGCCTGATATGGTTACAGAATCCCCTGGCGGATATATCGCCCTGTCAGTCTTTATCTGCTCAACTTGCGCCCACACAGGAGAAGCCCATGCTGCAGCTACGCTCAATACAGTTATAATTAGGAGAGGCACAGCTACAACTATGTTTAGGTTATCTCCTCTCAGTTTCAGAGCCATGAAATCTCTTTTTTGGGCCTTTGAGCTTTTAAGCCTTTAGATAAACATATGCAACCTAGCGAGCGTTATTCTTCGATATAGTCTATTGAGCAATCTATAAGTATACCCCGGAGTTTGGGTTTAATCACCTCGACTACCTCACCTGTCTCAGCTCTCATAGCGAAGCTATCTATTGTTGATAAATCGACAGGTCTATTGTGAATGATCTCACATATCCAGGCATCAGACTCCTCAGGCTTCTCGACTATTATCCGGCCGCCAGGTATGATAGTGCCGTCGGCTAACTCGACTTCCTCTTTCGAAATGTACCTTTTACACTCCACACAACAGCCTTACATACTGGCGTCTATAAAGTCTTCCATACATTAATCCCAACATTTTGGTCAAGACACGTATCCCAACATCGCAACCGTACTAAAATCAAGGAAAATCCCGGCAGTTTACCTGTTCAACCTTTTCTCTTCCACTTAAGGTGGTTAATCTCGCCATTTCCAACCTTCCATAAATATCCACATAGCATGCATGTGAGGGAGGGAACTTTCGCGTAGTAAACCAACGCGATACTAGTAGAGTTAGGTATTTGAATCTCATTTAATAAGATTTGATTATGCAGTTGGATTTAACGCCCCTGCTGGCTTCTTTTGGCATAATAGCCGCAGCTGAGCTGGGATATAAAACGCAGCTTACCGCGATACTCCTCGCGGCAATATACGCCAACCCCACGTGGGTCTTCATAGGTGTGATGGCTTCTTACTCTGCCTTGACTGCGGCTGTGTGGTAATTGAATTCAGGGTCTCAAGATTGATTCCGATTGAAAGGATGAAAGTGATCTCAGCGGCGATACTCATTTTGTTCGGCATATTATTCTTGCTCAACTCAGAAGGTAGCTTCTCAGCTCTGTTGTAAAAGAATGGTGTTATCACGTTTTCATTACAAGGCAGTTGGTCACATTATCTGTAAGTGGATGACGAAAAGTATGAGCCATGGTCTGAATATTTATGGTGTAGAACAGTCGAGGACGTTGACTAAAGCCCAAAATACCTCAACCACCGTGTTACTCTTGACAGGGGTCGAAGTATGGTAATAAGGCTACCAGTATACTCGTTCTCGTTGGCAGGGGGTATCAACTCTAGAAGTTTTATGGGAGACTCACGCATGTAGTTGGTGTAATGGTGTTAGTGGTGTAAATGTGGGATCCTCTTAGGGGGTAGCTGTGAACATACTGAATTTTAGGGGGGTTGAAGAGTTTATTAGGTGGGTTAGGGCTGGCTTCGGGTGGTGAGGTGGAGAGTTCGGATCTTCTCGACGAGCCGCCTCGGCTACTGAAGAGGGGTGCTGAGGCTGATCTTTACATTAGCACTTTTGAGGGTTACAAGGTCATAGTTAAGAGAAGAGTCTGCAAAAGTTATAGGCTTCCAGAACTCGACAGGAGGATACGTGAATACCGAACATCTCATGAAGCACAACTACTCCACGAGGCCAAAGTGGCAGGCGTCCCAACTCCTATCATATTCTTCGTAGACAGAGTAAACTTCGAGATAATCATGCTGTATATTGAGGGTGTACGTTTGAGAGACTGCCTTGGTGAGATGAGCGAGCCCCAGCGGAGTAGAATTTGCCGCACTGTAGGGTACTCAATTGCTCTCCTCCACCGCAACGAGATCGTCCACGGCGACCTCACGACTTCCAATCTCATATTAACCGCGGATGGGCGACTCTTCTTCGTAGACTTCGGCCTCGGCTTCCACTCAAGAAGTCTAGAAGACCAAGGTGTTGACCTCTTCCTATTGCTGAGGGCACTCCAAAGTTACCACTACCGTTACGCAAAAAGTTGCTTTACCGAAGTCATGAAGGGTTACGGTAAAGTGGTTGGTAGTAGAAAACTCTCCGAGGTTGAAGCAAAGATCGAGGAGATAAGAAGGAGAGGGCGCTATGTCCTAGAGAGGTAGAGGATGGTTGAACCTATGCCCAGAATTGAGAGTTCAGATAATAAGTGGAGCCCGGTATATTTTGCTACAACAAATAGTGGAAAGTTTGCGGAAGTTGCGGCTTTAGCCTCAGAGTACGGTATAGTGTTAAGGCGTTTAGATCTAAAGCCGCCTGAGATCCAGTCTGAGAGGCTTGAAGATGTCGCAAGCAACTCTGCCCTTCAACTTTTGAGAGATGGCAACCCTCTACCACTACTAGTTGAGGACGCGGGCCTCTTCATATATGCCTTGAACGGATTCCCGGGACCCTTCTCATCGTATGTATATGCCAAACTTGGTGTTGAAGGCATACTTAGACTACTTGAGGATATGGATGACAGGAGGGCATACTTTGAGTCTGTGGTCGCTTATGCTTATGGTGAGGGGCAACCTCTCCTCTTTGAAGGTAAGGTTGAAGGGGTAATAGTTCACCAAAGCCGAGGAAGATACGGCTTCGGTTTCGACCCAATTTTCCAACCTCTCGACAAGCACCAGACCTTCGCGGAGATGACCATGGAAGAAAAGAACAGCTGCTCGCATAGAGCGAAGGCGTTCAGGAAGTTCGCCGGTTGGTACACTACAAAATGAGCACGCCTAGAAGGTGACATGCGAATATGAGAGCCAAATAACCCTACCACATGAGACGAGGCATATTAGCCAACATAACCTAAGCCTATAGGCGTTGAAATAAAATCCCCTACATAGGGGAATTATATGCTATTAGCTTTAGCACAACAGAAAGTTAGAATTTTTAGGCTATGGTTTAATTTTCCCATTTTCGTCAGCTAACCACATTGAGCCGAGTGCGTTAACTTAAGGATGCCTATCTAATGCTTTGCCGTAAAGTATAATAGAAGACGATTCTCTTTTAGAAAGTGTTCGGAGGTTGCTAAGCTGGCAAGAGTTCACGCCCCAAAGAGAGGGAGCTCACAGTCCACCCGACCTGTAACCAAGAGAGCCCCCTCATGGTGCAGCTACAGACCTGAAGAGGTGGAGTCTTTAGTAATAAAACTGGCTAGGGAGGGACAGCCAGCCGACATGATCGGCGGAATACTCAGAGATCAGTATGGCATCCCGCTGGTAAAGGCGATAACGGGGAAGAAGATCAACCAGATACTCGAGGAGGCAAAACTCACCCCACAACTCCCTGAGGATCTGGCGATGCTACTGAAAAAAGCCAGTAGGATGCAGCGTCATGTAGAGAAGAACAAGGCAGATCGTAGAAGCATCCATAACCTCCAACTCCTCGAGTCGCGCATTCACAACCTCTCAGTCTATTATAAGAAGAGGAAACTTCTACCTGAAGGCTGGAAGTACAAATCTGTAGTCGGCTCCTTCATATGACCCCAGTAGGCTAGCTGGGATGACTCATAATCTCGACGCCTTTCTTAAAGGCTGCGAAAATATTGCAGATAAGATTCTGCGGCATATCGAGAAAGGAGACCTTATTCAGATAGTCTCCCACCTAGACGCAGATGGTGTAGCCGCTGGTTCAATCATGGCTAAGGCTATCCACAGGTTGGGAGGCAACTTCAGCCTTAGAGTGGCAAAGCAGGTGGATGAGCGGCTCATAGAGCGAATGCTCCAAGTTAAGGCTAAGCTCTATATCTTCGCGGAAATTGGAAGTGGCTACCTCGACCTTCTCACGAGGATACGAGAGGCTGAGGTTCTGGTGATTGACCACCATAAGCCCCTCGAGGGAAGCTACCCTAGTATCGCCATGGTAAACCCGCACCTCTACGGGATCGACGGGGCAAGTGAAATCAGCGGAGCGGGGGTCTGCTACATCGTTGCGAAGAAGCTCAGCCAAGAGAATATCGACCTCTCGCCACTTGGGGTTGTAGGCGCTCTAGGTGACCTTCAAGATAAGAATGAGAAGAGAAGCCTCACCGGATTGAACCAAGTAATAGTAGAGGACGCTGTCGACGGCGGCTACCTTGAGGTGAGAACTGACCTCCTATTCTATGGAAGAGAAACCCGGCCGATCTATAAGGCGATAGCCTCTACAATGAACCCCTTTATTCCTGGGCTGAGTGGAGAGGAGGGCAATAGTCTAGGCTTCCTCGTGAATCTCGGAATTCCACTCAAGGCTGGAGAAAAGTTCCGTACACTAGCAGACCTCACCGCGGAGGAGAAGCAACGAATCTACTCTGAGTTGACTAAATACCTATCCTCAAAGGGATTTACGAGCAGTTTAATCATCAGCCTGATAGGATCCGTTTACACCCTTCTCAAGGAGGATAGACTGACCCCTATGAGGGACGGTAGAGAGTTTGCCTCACTTCTTAACGCTTGCGCTCGAATGGATAAACCCGGCGTCGCCGTAGCTCTCTGCATGGGTGATAGAGGGGAAGCTCTAAACGAGGCGCAGAACATTCTCAGCGAGTATCGGAAAGTCATCTCAAGATATATGGGGCACCTTCTAGGTGAGGCTCGAGAACGTATTAGAGATCTGGAAAATATCTGCATCGTGGATTGCGAGGGAATCGTTGACGAGAACCTCCTAAGCCCGGTTGCGAGCATTCTCTCCACATCGGGTGTCCTAAACCAGGAGAAACCTCTCCTCTTCCTGACAAGGACGAGGGAAGGTGAGGTAAAGGTTTCAGCTAGAGCTAGCGAGACTCTCGTAGGGAGAGGCTTAAGCGTCGGCACTATAATGCAGACTGCGGCTGAACGGGTGAAGGGGAGGGGAGGAGGACATAGTGTGGCAGCTGGTGCCAATATCCCCCATGATCAAAAAGACAACTTTATACGGCTAGTTGACCAACTAGCAAAAAGTGCACTGTTGAAGAGCGATGTTCAAAGCTAGGATCGAGGTAAGGTGCCCAAGCCGTCGTCACGCTGAGGCTATAGCTGAGAGCTTATCTCCAGACAATAGAGATGTACCAGCTAACCTAAAGGTTAAGACTGAGAGCGACGGAAAGAGTGTCGTAACCATCATAGAATGTGTAGGGAGGTATGAGACCTTCTTGGCGACCTTGGATGACCTCCTCACCTGTGTCCAGACAGCTCAGAGTAGCTTGGAGGTGTTATAGTTGAGTGAAGAGATAACTATCTTGGTCTCGGGAAAAATAGCCTTCAGCAAGAACGCCGAGGAGGCTGAGGACACGATAGCTGCCCTGGTGGAGAAGTCCAACAGGGAACTCTTTGTGAGTGGTATCCCCTCAAGCCGCACTAAAGTTGCCACAAAGATAGTTGACTGGAGCATTGAAGGTGAATCCCTAAACCTTACCATAATCTCTGGAACCTACGCTAGAGCCCCTGCAGCACTCCTGAGGTTCCGTAAACTCTTAGCTGAAGAAGTTGGTGCAAAATACCGTATTGGTGTACGTGAAGTTGAGGCCCCTGCTATCACCATAAAAATTCCAACCAGCCAATTGAGTGAACAGACACTAGAGAGAATCCGAGGTATGAGCTATGTAAGGGATGCAAACTATGAGGAGGGAAAACTCAGCGTCACATTGAAGCCTATAAAGGAGGGAGAGTTGAAACGAAACATCCCCGACAGAGTTATGGCTATGGTCTCGTCGATAGTTGCGGAAGCAACTAAGGCGGGGACTGCAGCAGTAGCGCTTTCCACGCCTGTTGTCCGAAGGGGCGATGTAAAACCTGTTAGGTTTAGGCGAGAGCCTTCGGAAGTCGCTGCAGAGCTAGGGTGGATAAAGGAGTTTCCAGGGAGAGGCCAGTGGATTTATACTCCACCTTACACGAAGCTGTTGGAGCTCATGGAGGAGATACTCCTGAATGAGGTGATACGGCCGATGGGCTTCCAGCCATTCATGCTCCCGAAGCTTATACCGCTTGAGGTCATGCGGAGGATGCCAGGATATCTGGAGGATATCCCGGAGGGGATGTATTACGTCTGTCATCCACCCCGAGAGCCTGAAGCCTTCGCAAAATTCAAGGAGACGGTGAAGATAACTAAATCTGTGCCTAAGGGGCTACTGAAGGAGATAGTCAAAGAGCCAGAGTACGTCCTCGCTCCTGCACAGTGTGAGCCTTTCTGGTATTTCTTCAGCCACGAAACAGTAAAGGTGGAGGATCTCCCCTTCAAGTTCTATGACAGAGCAGGATGGACTTACAGGTGGGAAGGAGGAGGAGTTGAGGGACTCACTCGGATTCACGAATTTCGACGCATAGAGCTAGGCTACCTTGGAACACCTGAACAGGTTGTGAAACTTAGAGACTCTGTGAGAGACCGCCTATTGGATGTTGTGGAAAATATCCTCGATATGGAGTGGAGGGTAGTGGCAGCTACTCCATTCTACATGAAAGGCGGCGAGGTAGGGGACACCAGCCAGAGCCAGAACGTAGCCGCATACGACATCGAGGTATACCTCCCCTATAGAGGGGAACGGGATAAGGCTGAGTGGCTGGAGATTGCCGCCTGCTTCATACATAGAACCAAGTTCGTTGAGAGCTTCAGCATCCACGAAGCCAAGGGCCGACCTATTTGGACAGGGTGCACTGGAATTGGGATCTCAAGGTGGGTGGCAGCCTTCTTGGCTACCCATGGTTTTAATCCTGAAAACTGGCCCAAACCGATTAGTGAACGCTTCGGCGACTATGAGTTACCCAGAACTCTACTCTGGCCTAAGGAGAGGGGGCAGGAAAGCTGATGTGAGGCAGTAGCCCCATATCTTCAGCGCTCTAGATTTCTTTCCGGCTTTCCAGATAAACCTCCAGAAG
This window harbors:
- a CDS encoding TMEM165/GDT1 family protein, with protein sequence MDLTPLLASFGIIAAAELGYKTQLTAILLAAIYANPTWVFIGVMASYSALTAAVW
- a CDS encoding KEOPS complex kinase/ATPase Bud32 is translated as MKSLLGGLGLASGGEVESSDLLDEPPRLLKRGAEADLYISTFEGYKVIVKRRVCKSYRLPELDRRIREYRTSHEAQLLHEAKVAGVPTPIIFFVDRVNFEIIMLYIEGVRLRDCLGEMSEPQRSRICRTVGYSIALLHRNEIVHGDLTTSNLILTADGRLFFVDFGLGFHSRSLEDQGVDLFLLLRALQSYHYRYAKSCFTEVMKGYGKVVGSRKLSEVEAKIEEIRRRGRYVLER
- a CDS encoding XTP/dITP diphosphatase, coding for MVEPMPRIESSDNKWSPVYFATTNSGKFAEVAALASEYGIVLRRLDLKPPEIQSERLEDVASNSALQLLRDGNPLPLLVEDAGLFIYALNGFPGPFSSYVYAKLGVEGILRLLEDMDDRRAYFESVVAYAYGEGQPLLFEGKVEGVIVHQSRGRYGFGFDPIFQPLDKHQTFAEMTMEEKNSCSHRAKAFRKFAGWYTTK
- a CDS encoding 30S ribosomal protein S15, with translation MARVHAPKRGSSQSTRPVTKRAPSWCSYRPEEVESLVIKLAREGQPADMIGGILRDQYGIPLVKAITGKKINQILEEAKLTPQLPEDLAMLLKKASRMQRHVEKNKADRRSIHNLQLLESRIHNLSVYYKKRKLLPEGWKYKSVVGSFI
- a CDS encoding DHH family phosphoesterase; the encoded protein is MTHNLDAFLKGCENIADKILRHIEKGDLIQIVSHLDADGVAAGSIMAKAIHRLGGNFSLRVAKQVDERLIERMLQVKAKLYIFAEIGSGYLDLLTRIREAEVLVIDHHKPLEGSYPSIAMVNPHLYGIDGASEISGAGVCYIVAKKLSQENIDLSPLGVVGALGDLQDKNEKRSLTGLNQVIVEDAVDGGYLEVRTDLLFYGRETRPIYKAIASTMNPFIPGLSGEEGNSLGFLVNLGIPLKAGEKFRTLADLTAEEKQRIYSELTKYLSSKGFTSSLIISLIGSVYTLLKEDRLTPMRDGREFASLLNACARMDKPGVAVALCMGDRGEALNEAQNILSEYRKVISRYMGHLLGEARERIRDLENICIVDCEGIVDENLLSPVASILSTSGVLNQEKPLLFLTRTREGEVKVSARASETLVGRGLSVGTIMQTAAERVKGRGGGHSVAAGANIPHDQKDNFIRLVDQLAKSALLKSDVQS
- a CDS encoding KEOPS complex subunit Pcc1 — its product is MFKARIEVRCPSRRHAEAIAESLSPDNRDVPANLKVKTESDGKSVVTIIECVGRYETFLATLDDLLTCVQTAQSSLEVL
- the serS gene encoding serine--tRNA ligase; amino-acid sequence: MSEEITILVSGKIAFSKNAEEAEDTIAALVEKSNRELFVSGIPSSRTKVATKIVDWSIEGESLNLTIISGTYARAPAALLRFRKLLAEEVGAKYRIGVREVEAPAITIKIPTSQLSEQTLERIRGMSYVRDANYEEGKLSVTLKPIKEGELKRNIPDRVMAMVSSIVAEATKAGTAAVALSTPVVRRGDVKPVRFRREPSEVAAELGWIKEFPGRGQWIYTPPYTKLLELMEEILLNEVIRPMGFQPFMLPKLIPLEVMRRMPGYLEDIPEGMYYVCHPPREPEAFAKFKETVKITKSVPKGLLKEIVKEPEYVLAPAQCEPFWYFFSHETVKVEDLPFKFYDRAGWTYRWEGGGVEGLTRIHEFRRIELGYLGTPEQVVKLRDSVRDRLLDVVENILDMEWRVVAATPFYMKGGEVGDTSQSQNVAAYDIEVYLPYRGERDKAEWLEIAACFIHRTKFVESFSIHEAKGRPIWTGCTGIGISRWVAAFLATHGFNPENWPKPISERFGDYELPRTLLWPKERGQES